One genomic window of Burkholderia diffusa includes the following:
- a CDS encoding ATP-binding protein, giving the protein MRKPIDSLFGRLALLVVGVLLLSHFAWFFAMRLERSQMQTRYAVEEAAFLVDAVRQHVERTPDQPLPSRVRLVSPDSPDVPTSAGSNLPAPLKRFRDDVSERMPPGTLVEIGAPGHPPVLWVKEPTDRNWIVVPVQPLRPPRSLDRMLLWLGTIFSAGVIAALFAAWQLQQPLRSLARAVARFGRGQPVPPLRERGPRELRQLTHGFNQMVEQVSQAESDRAVMLAGVAHDLRTPLARMRLRAEMMDDARLRDGVVRDVDSMSHIVDQFLVFAHGGADRSEPVPVDQTCERIARSYRAVAPNAPAVQTHLAADEGFRLPTATLDRILSNLLDNAHAYGAPPVLVETARTPTGYVLSVSDSGGGIAPRDLAAATRPFVRLDPARGGNGHSGLGLAIVERLVLRLGGACEIGNRPEGGLRVAMTFPFDVVPKDELHAKAA; this is encoded by the coding sequence ATGCGCAAACCCATTGATTCACTGTTCGGGCGGCTGGCGCTGCTGGTCGTCGGCGTGCTGCTCCTGTCGCACTTCGCGTGGTTCTTCGCGATGCGCCTCGAGCGCAGCCAGATGCAGACGCGTTACGCGGTCGAGGAGGCCGCCTTTCTCGTCGACGCCGTGCGCCAGCACGTCGAGCGCACGCCCGACCAGCCGCTGCCGTCACGGGTGCGGCTGGTGTCGCCGGACAGTCCCGACGTGCCGACGAGCGCAGGGTCGAACCTGCCGGCGCCGCTCAAGCGTTTCCGCGACGACGTGAGCGAGCGCATGCCGCCCGGCACCCTGGTCGAGATCGGCGCGCCGGGCCATCCCCCGGTGCTGTGGGTCAAGGAGCCGACCGACCGCAACTGGATCGTGGTGCCCGTGCAGCCGCTGCGCCCGCCGCGCTCGCTCGACCGGATGCTGCTGTGGCTCGGCACGATCTTCTCGGCAGGCGTGATTGCCGCGCTGTTTGCGGCCTGGCAGTTGCAGCAGCCGCTGCGCTCGCTGGCGCGCGCGGTCGCGCGCTTCGGCCGCGGCCAGCCGGTGCCGCCGCTGCGCGAGCGCGGCCCGCGTGAGCTGCGCCAGCTCACGCACGGCTTCAACCAGATGGTGGAACAGGTGTCGCAAGCCGAGAGCGATCGCGCGGTGATGTTGGCGGGCGTCGCGCACGACCTGCGTACGCCGCTCGCGCGGATGCGGTTGCGCGCGGAAATGATGGACGACGCGCGGCTGCGCGACGGCGTGGTGCGCGATGTCGACTCGATGTCGCACATCGTCGACCAGTTCCTCGTGTTCGCGCACGGCGGGGCGGACCGCAGCGAGCCCGTGCCGGTCGACCAGACCTGCGAGCGGATCGCGCGCAGCTACCGCGCGGTCGCACCGAACGCGCCGGCGGTCCAGACGCATCTGGCAGCCGACGAAGGTTTCCGCCTGCCGACCGCGACGCTCGACCGGATCCTGTCGAACCTGCTGGACAACGCGCATGCGTACGGCGCCCCGCCCGTGCTCGTCGAGACGGCGCGCACGCCGACGGGTTACGTGCTGTCGGTCAGCGACAGCGGCGGTGGAATCGCGCCGCGCGACCTGGCGGCCGCGACGCGGCCGTTCGTGCGGCTCGACCCCGCGCGCGGCGGCAATGGCCACAGCGGGCTGGGGCTCGCGATCGTCGAGCGGCTGGTGCTGAGGCTGGGCGGGGCGTGCGAGATCGGCAATCGTCCCGAGGGCGGCCTGCGTGTGGCGATGACATTCCCGTTCGACGTGGTGCCGAAGGACGAACTGCACGCCAAGGCCGCGTAA
- a CDS encoding MFS transporter, with translation MNADTGLPLPQRYWAIVCVALGITLAVLDGAIANVALPTIARDLHASDAASIWIVNAYQLAVTITLLPLASLGERVGYRRIYIAGLALFTAASLGCALAGSLPMLAVMRVIQGFGAAGIMSVNAALVRMIYPSSMLGRGLSINAMVVALSSAIGPTVASAILSVAPWPWLFAVNVPIGIAAVFGSLRALPANPLHDAPYDFPSALMNACVFGLLIMAVDGLGHGESHAYVAGELAIAFAVGYFFVKRQLSQPAPLLPVDLMRIPMFALSICTSIASFTSQMLAFVALPFWLQHSLGFSQVETGLYMTPWPLVIVFAAPLAGVLSDRYSAGILGGIGLALFAAGLLSLATIGAHPGTVDIVWRMALCGAGFGLFQSPNNRAMLSSAPRERSGGAGGMLSTARLTGQTLGAALVALIFGLAPDHGPTIALYVAAVFAALAAVVSMLRIASPRPDTAV, from the coding sequence ATGAACGCCGATACCGGCCTGCCGCTTCCGCAACGCTACTGGGCAATCGTCTGCGTCGCACTGGGCATCACGCTCGCCGTGCTCGACGGCGCCATCGCGAACGTCGCGCTGCCGACGATCGCGCGCGACCTGCACGCGTCCGATGCCGCATCGATCTGGATCGTCAACGCGTACCAGCTCGCGGTGACGATCACGCTGTTGCCGCTCGCGTCGCTCGGCGAACGCGTCGGCTATCGCCGCATCTACATCGCCGGGCTCGCGCTCTTCACAGCGGCGTCGCTCGGCTGCGCGCTCGCCGGCTCGCTGCCCATGCTCGCCGTGATGCGCGTGATACAGGGGTTCGGTGCGGCCGGCATCATGAGCGTGAACGCAGCGCTCGTGCGGATGATCTACCCGTCGTCGATGCTCGGACGCGGGTTGTCGATCAACGCGATGGTGGTTGCACTGTCGTCGGCGATCGGCCCGACGGTCGCGTCGGCGATCCTGTCGGTCGCGCCGTGGCCCTGGCTGTTCGCGGTCAACGTGCCGATCGGCATCGCCGCGGTGTTCGGCAGCCTCCGTGCATTGCCGGCCAACCCGCTACACGACGCACCGTACGACTTCCCGAGCGCGCTGATGAACGCGTGCGTCTTCGGTCTGCTGATCATGGCCGTCGACGGGCTCGGGCATGGCGAAAGTCACGCATACGTCGCGGGCGAACTGGCGATCGCGTTCGCGGTCGGCTACTTCTTCGTGAAGCGGCAGTTGTCGCAGCCGGCACCGCTGCTGCCGGTCGACCTGATGCGCATCCCGATGTTCGCGCTGTCGATCTGCACGTCGATTGCATCGTTCACGTCGCAGATGCTCGCGTTCGTCGCGCTGCCGTTCTGGCTGCAGCATTCGCTCGGCTTCTCGCAGGTCGAGACCGGCCTTTACATGACGCCGTGGCCGCTCGTGATCGTATTCGCCGCGCCGCTTGCCGGCGTGCTGTCGGATCGTTATTCGGCCGGCATCCTCGGCGGCATCGGACTCGCGCTGTTCGCGGCCGGGCTGTTGTCGCTCGCGACGATCGGCGCGCATCCGGGCACCGTCGACATCGTGTGGCGGATGGCGCTGTGCGGCGCGGGTTTCGGGCTGTTCCAGTCGCCGAACAATCGCGCGATGCTGTCGTCGGCGCCACGCGAGCGCAGCGGCGGCGCGGGCGGGATGCTGAGTACGGCACGCCTGACGGGCCAGACGCTCGGTGCCGCGCTCGTCGCACTGATTTTCGGGCTGGCGCCCGACCACGGGCCGACGATCGCGCTCTACGTCGCCGCCGTATTTGCGGCGCTCGCCGCTGTGGTCAGCATGCTGCGCATCGCGTCGCCGCGCCCCGACACGGCGGTCTGA
- a CDS encoding PAAR domain-containing protein, which translates to MMNLIRVGDNTDHGGKVETGSTTMRFDGRFVARKGDRVSCPQHPDVSPNIIEEGDPSMTDGGIPIARHGHRATCGCRLISSLF; encoded by the coding sequence GTGATGAATCTAATCCGCGTTGGCGACAATACCGACCATGGCGGGAAGGTCGAAACAGGCTCAACGACGATGCGCTTCGACGGTCGATTCGTCGCGCGCAAGGGTGATCGCGTGTCGTGTCCGCAGCATCCCGACGTGTCGCCCAACATCATTGAGGAAGGCGACCCGTCGATGACGGACGGCGGAATACCGATCGCCCGGCACGGCCACCGCGCCACATGCGGCTGTCGCCTGATTTCAAGTCTCTTCTGA
- a CDS encoding lysozyme inhibitor LprI family protein, producing the protein MKKIISLALLLIPLSSFAEACVGGGNVYNDLSCADHALAKSKQDLNSIYQKLYASTQYKNELEQSQKAWLNYREKQCNGYIAAEASQSQGAGSGLITKDCLVAITKQRVDYLKTLLEK; encoded by the coding sequence ATGAAAAAAATCATTTCACTAGCACTTCTACTAATACCTCTTAGCTCATTCGCCGAAGCATGCGTCGGCGGCGGAAATGTATATAATGATTTATCCTGCGCCGATCACGCGCTAGCCAAGTCGAAGCAGGACCTTAATTCAATTTACCAAAAATTATATGCATCCACACAGTACAAGAATGAGCTTGAGCAATCACAGAAGGCCTGGCTCAACTATAGAGAGAAGCAGTGTAACGGCTATATTGCTGCCGAGGCGTCACAATCCCAAGGCGCCGGCTCGGGACTAATCACGAAAGATTGCCTTGTCGCGATCACCAAACAACGAGTTGATTATTTGAAAACTCTTCTCGAGAAATAG
- the otsA gene encoding alpha,alpha-trehalose-phosphate synthase (UDP-forming), with product MSRLIVVSNRVAAGEDTRPSAGGLAVGVMDALKETGGVWFGWNGEIVGTPDVAPAIQRDGNVTYATLGLTRRDYDQYYRGFSNATLWPVFHYRGDLARFDRQEYAGYLRVNAMLAKQLAALLRPDDLIWVHDYHLLPFAHCLRELGVKNPIGFFLHIPFPSPDMLRIVPPHEELVKFMCAYDIAGFQTEADKQAFADYIERRGIGAASDDGMLHAHGRVVKIAAYPISVHPDAIAQAAVQYASRKPVKMLRDALGGRKLVMSVDRLDYSKGLVERFQSFERMLANAPGWQGRVSLVQIAPPTRSDVQTYQRIRETLEGEAGRINGRFSQLDWTPIQYLNRKYERNLLMAFFRMSQVGYVTPLRDGMNLVAKEYVASQDPADPGVLVLSEFAGAAAELTGALLVNPYDLSQMADALERALSMPLAERQARHEENLARLRGNNLSVWRDTFVADLRSVAAAASVTQRAGRRAAHV from the coding sequence ATGAGCAGATTGATCGTGGTATCGAACCGTGTCGCCGCCGGCGAGGACACGCGCCCGAGCGCGGGTGGTCTCGCGGTCGGCGTGATGGACGCGCTGAAGGAAACCGGCGGCGTCTGGTTCGGGTGGAACGGCGAGATCGTTGGTACGCCCGACGTCGCGCCCGCCATCCAGCGTGACGGCAACGTCACGTATGCGACGCTCGGGCTGACCCGGCGCGACTACGATCAGTACTACCGCGGTTTCTCGAACGCGACGCTGTGGCCGGTGTTTCACTACCGCGGCGATCTCGCGCGCTTCGACCGGCAGGAGTACGCGGGCTATCTGCGCGTGAACGCGATGCTCGCGAAGCAGCTCGCCGCGCTGCTGCGGCCCGACGACCTGATCTGGGTGCACGACTATCACCTGCTGCCGTTCGCGCATTGCCTTCGCGAACTCGGCGTGAAGAACCCGATCGGCTTCTTCCTGCATATCCCGTTTCCGTCGCCCGACATGTTGCGCATCGTTCCGCCGCACGAGGAACTCGTGAAGTTCATGTGCGCGTACGACATCGCGGGCTTTCAGACCGAAGCGGACAAGCAGGCGTTCGCCGACTACATCGAGCGGCGCGGCATCGGCGCGGCCAGCGACGACGGGATGCTGCATGCGCACGGCCGCGTCGTGAAGATCGCCGCCTATCCGATCAGCGTGCACCCGGATGCGATCGCGCAGGCAGCCGTCCAGTACGCGTCGCGCAAGCCGGTGAAGATGCTGCGCGACGCGCTCGGCGGCCGCAAGCTCGTGATGAGCGTCGACCGGCTCGACTATTCGAAGGGGCTCGTCGAACGCTTCCAGTCGTTCGAGCGGATGCTCGCCAACGCGCCGGGCTGGCAGGGGCGCGTATCGCTCGTGCAGATCGCGCCGCCGACGCGCTCCGACGTGCAGACCTACCAGCGCATTCGCGAAACGCTCGAAGGCGAGGCCGGCCGCATCAATGGCCGCTTTTCGCAGCTCGACTGGACGCCGATCCAGTACCTGAACCGCAAGTACGAGCGCAATCTGCTGATGGCGTTCTTCCGGATGTCGCAGGTCGGCTACGTGACGCCGTTGCGCGACGGGATGAATCTCGTCGCGAAGGAATACGTCGCGTCGCAGGATCCGGCCGATCCGGGCGTGCTCGTGCTGTCGGAGTTCGCCGGCGCGGCGGCCGAGCTGACCGGTGCGCTGCTCGTCAATCCTTACGACCTGTCGCAGATGGCCGATGCGCTCGAGCGCGCGCTGTCGATGCCGCTCGCGGAGCGGCAGGCGCGTCACGAAGAGAACCTCGCGCGGCTGCGCGGGAACAACCTTTCCGTCTGGCGCGACACGTTCGTTGCCGACTTGCGCAGCGTTGCGGCGGCCGCGTCGGTCACGCAGCGCGCGGGCCGACGAGCCGCGCATGTCTGA
- a CDS encoding DUF5594 family protein: protein MQPETARRFDTEFAPRIAQAIAAFFADHVLTGVVPYGGHGQPTRVQIRSAPHEHVSGFVHPLNLELTWDTDEIERLMAPDGPARFEHYLSALPRKLSAWQGARDIDLASRTQADPLVRLGGLDFEG from the coding sequence ATGCAGCCCGAAACCGCCCGCCGTTTCGATACCGAATTCGCGCCGCGCATTGCGCAGGCGATCGCCGCCTTCTTCGCCGACCACGTGCTGACCGGCGTCGTCCCGTACGGCGGGCACGGGCAACCGACGCGCGTGCAGATCCGCAGCGCACCGCACGAGCACGTGAGCGGCTTCGTGCATCCGCTGAACCTCGAACTGACCTGGGACACCGACGAGATCGAACGACTGATGGCGCCCGACGGGCCCGCGCGGTTCGAGCACTACCTGAGCGCGCTGCCGAGGAAGCTGAGCGCATGGCAGGGCGCGCGCGACATCGATCTCGCATCGCGCACGCAGGCCGACCCGCTCGTGCGGCTCGGCGGCCTCGATTTCGAAGGCTGA
- a CDS encoding AAA family ATPase, whose protein sequence is MSERVEDDGVAQEVSARFFVVTGGPGSGKSTLLDALERSGFARSHEAGRGVIRDQMAIDGPALPWRDRAAFAELMLNWEMRSYHLARGARGPVFFDRGVPDVIGYLRLTGLAVPAHAEAAARRFRYHRRVFIAPPWPDIYAQDTERRQDFAEAVRSYDAMVDCYTAYGYRLIELPCVSVKARVRFVMDALDAA, encoded by the coding sequence ATGTCTGAGCGCGTGGAGGACGACGGCGTGGCGCAGGAGGTGTCCGCTCGCTTCTTCGTCGTCACGGGCGGCCCCGGCTCCGGCAAGAGCACATTGCTCGATGCGCTCGAACGCAGCGGTTTCGCGCGCTCGCACGAGGCCGGGCGCGGGGTGATCCGCGACCAGATGGCGATCGACGGCCCGGCGTTGCCCTGGCGTGACCGGGCCGCGTTCGCCGAGCTGATGCTGAACTGGGAGATGCGTTCGTATCACCTCGCGCGAGGCGCACGTGGACCCGTGTTCTTCGACCGCGGCGTGCCGGACGTGATCGGCTATCTGCGGTTGACGGGCCTCGCGGTGCCCGCGCATGCGGAGGCCGCGGCGCGGCGCTTTCGGTATCACCGCCGCGTGTTCATCGCGCCGCCGTGGCCCGATATCTACGCGCAGGATACCGAGCGCCGGCAGGATTTCGCGGAGGCCGTGCGCTCCTACGACGCAATGGTCGACTGCTATACGGCGTACGGGTATCGGTTGATCGAACTGCCGTGCGTGAGCGTGAAGGCGCGCGTGCGCTTCGTGATGGACGCGCTCGACGCCGCGTGA
- the eco gene encoding serine protease inhibitor ecotin, whose product MKFAIRAVLAALCVTTAAACAAGPASAPAVSAESIKMFPQPAAGQQRAVIALPPLENEGDARVELMIGKTLQTDCNQQWFGGELTAEDVKGWGYTYYRLTDVKGPASTLMACPGQAPQQRFVQVRGDGQLLRYNSRLPLVVYVPDGFDVRYRVWHASKDVQHAVTQ is encoded by the coding sequence ATGAAATTCGCGATCCGGGCCGTCCTGGCCGCCCTTTGCGTGACGACCGCAGCCGCTTGCGCGGCGGGCCCCGCATCGGCACCCGCCGTGTCGGCCGAATCGATCAAGATGTTCCCGCAGCCGGCGGCTGGCCAGCAGCGCGCGGTGATCGCGCTGCCCCCGCTCGAGAACGAGGGCGACGCGCGCGTCGAGCTGATGATTGGCAAGACGCTGCAGACCGACTGCAACCAGCAATGGTTCGGCGGTGAGTTGACCGCCGAGGACGTGAAGGGCTGGGGCTATACGTACTACCGGCTGACCGACGTGAAGGGGCCGGCGTCGACGCTGATGGCCTGCCCGGGCCAGGCGCCGCAGCAGCGCTTCGTGCAGGTGCGTGGTGATGGCCAGCTGCTGCGCTACAACAGCCGCCTGCCGCTCGTCGTGTACGTGCCGGACGGTTTCGACGTGCGCTATCGCGTGTGGCACGCGTCGAAGGACGTGCAGCACGCCGTCACGCAGTAA
- a CDS encoding right-handed parallel beta-helix repeat-containing protein: MRTVDRAMLAALCLCLAACGGDDNAAAGAQTVAGTSTSSAAPAGAASGTSASSANSGSPASSAGATGTASGATHPTSSGTKPIPVADVTVYPAADGSDQADTLQKAFDSLRAGQRLVIAPGRYIVGHSLAVTVPQAVISGYGATLAATNPADQTIVMSGAGSTLVGVTLAGTGTTRLTTPESTKVEVTGSDVQVLGVTIQGGASAGIFVFGGNGIAIVGNTIRATLADGIHTTYGSTNVLVQNNTVAGTGDDLIAVVSYLGDGRLSGNVLIDHNSVSGNAWGRGITVVGGQAVTISNNTVDGVEKAAGILVAQEDSWKTYGSSNVVIRGNTVTNIQNTNVNNGLQPTQQGAIELDTWSGTVSDVTVADNRVSGSGYAGFRAYGNVCSFSVTGNTFSSIAGLPVGLLTNGCAANQIVVDANRLGDGSLLALPAGASLAGTFVVTGANASLMPQVRTGLML, translated from the coding sequence ATGCGTACAGTCGATCGGGCGATGCTTGCCGCGCTCTGCCTTTGTCTTGCCGCATGTGGCGGCGACGACAACGCTGCCGCAGGCGCGCAGACCGTTGCGGGCACATCGACATCGTCCGCCGCACCCGCCGGTGCTGCATCCGGCACATCGGCTTCATCGGCGAATTCCGGCAGCCCGGCGTCGAGCGCCGGGGCGACCGGTACGGCGTCCGGTGCGACGCATCCGACTTCCAGCGGCACCAAGCCGATTCCGGTTGCCGATGTGACGGTCTATCCGGCCGCCGACGGCAGCGACCAGGCCGACACGTTGCAGAAGGCATTCGACAGCCTGCGTGCCGGCCAGCGCCTGGTCATCGCGCCGGGACGCTACATCGTCGGGCATTCGCTTGCCGTGACGGTGCCCCAGGCGGTGATTTCCGGATACGGCGCGACGCTGGCCGCCACGAATCCGGCCGACCAGACGATCGTGATGAGCGGCGCCGGTTCGACGCTCGTCGGCGTGACGCTGGCCGGCACCGGAACGACACGGCTCACGACGCCGGAGTCGACCAAGGTCGAGGTGACGGGCTCGGACGTGCAAGTGCTCGGCGTGACGATCCAGGGCGGCGCGAGCGCCGGGATTTTCGTGTTCGGTGGCAACGGTATCGCGATTGTCGGCAATACCATACGGGCGACGCTGGCCGACGGCATCCATACCACTTACGGTTCGACCAACGTGCTGGTGCAGAACAATACGGTGGCCGGCACCGGTGACGACCTGATCGCCGTGGTCAGCTATCTCGGCGACGGTCGCCTCAGCGGCAACGTATTGATCGACCATAACTCGGTGTCCGGCAACGCGTGGGGACGCGGCATCACCGTCGTCGGCGGGCAGGCGGTAACGATCTCGAACAACACGGTCGACGGCGTCGAGAAGGCGGCCGGGATTCTGGTCGCGCAGGAGGACAGCTGGAAGACCTACGGCTCGTCGAACGTCGTCATCAGGGGCAATACCGTGACCAACATCCAGAATACGAACGTGAACAACGGGCTGCAGCCGACGCAGCAGGGCGCGATCGAACTGGATACGTGGTCGGGAACCGTGTCGGATGTCACGGTGGCGGACAACCGCGTGTCGGGTTCCGGCTACGCGGGTTTCCGGGCGTACGGGAACGTGTGTTCGTTCAGCGTGACGGGCAACACGTTCTCGTCGATTGCCGGTTTGCCGGTCGGGTTGTTGACGAATGGCTGCGCGGCGAACCAGATCGTCGTCGATGCGAATCGGCTTGGGGACGGCAGTCTGCTGGCGCTGCCGGCCGGGGCGTCGCTGGCGGGCACGTTTGTCGTGACGGGCGCGAATGCGAGTTTGATGCCGCAGGTCAGGACGGGGTTGATGCTGTGA
- a CDS encoding AAA-associated domain-containing protein yields MHNPNAVNAPVQTSQPPRLGEEILRVDHVCRGFNKTQGELLVLDDANLSLREGEIVGLLGRSGSGKSTLLRIIAGLIEPTGGEVTYLGKPLTGPAEGVAMVFQTFALFPWLTVLQNVEAGLEALGVGARERRERALAAIDLIGLDGFENAYPRELSGGMRQRVGFARALVVDPTILLMDEPFSALDVLTAETLRTDLLDLWTQGRMPIKSVLIVTHNIEEAVFMCDRILVLSSNPGRVIAEIKVPFKHPRNRLDPAFRKLVDDIYAKMTARQTGEATKKGLELGSWLPQVSTNLMAGLIETLAMAPYHGRADMPEIARTLHLEVDDLFPIAEVLQYLGFADVREGDVFLTPPGRVFAEFGTQERKLMFADHLLKHVPLAARIKKVLNERPGHRAPRVRFEQELEDFLSDGAAEETLDAVIDWGRYGEIFSYNDQTEIFSLEDVES; encoded by the coding sequence ATGCACAATCCGAATGCTGTAAACGCCCCCGTCCAGACGTCCCAGCCGCCGCGCCTCGGCGAGGAGATCCTGCGCGTCGATCACGTCTGCCGCGGCTTCAACAAGACGCAGGGCGAACTGCTCGTGCTCGACGACGCGAACCTGTCGCTGCGCGAAGGCGAGATCGTCGGGCTGCTCGGCCGTTCGGGCTCGGGCAAATCCACGCTGCTGCGAATCATCGCCGGGCTGATCGAGCCGACCGGCGGTGAAGTGACCTACCTCGGCAAGCCGCTGACCGGGCCGGCCGAAGGCGTCGCGATGGTGTTCCAGACCTTCGCGCTGTTCCCGTGGCTGACCGTGCTGCAGAACGTGGAAGCCGGTCTGGAAGCGCTCGGCGTCGGTGCGCGCGAGCGTCGCGAGCGCGCGCTCGCCGCGATCGACCTGATCGGTCTGGACGGCTTCGAGAACGCGTATCCGCGCGAGCTGTCGGGCGGCATGCGCCAGCGCGTGGGCTTTGCGCGCGCGCTCGTCGTCGACCCGACGATCCTGCTGATGGACGAGCCGTTCTCGGCACTCGACGTGCTCACGGCCGAAACGCTGCGCACCGACCTGCTCGACCTGTGGACGCAAGGCCGCATGCCGATCAAGTCGGTGCTGATCGTCACGCACAACATCGAGGAAGCGGTGTTCATGTGTGACCGCATTCTGGTGCTGTCGTCGAATCCGGGCCGCGTGATCGCCGAGATCAAGGTGCCGTTCAAGCATCCGCGCAACCGGCTGGATCCGGCCTTCCGCAAGCTCGTCGACGACATCTACGCGAAGATGACCGCACGCCAGACCGGCGAGGCGACGAAGAAGGGGCTCGAGCTCGGCAGCTGGCTGCCGCAGGTGTCGACCAACCTGATGGCCGGCCTGATCGAGACGCTCGCGATGGCGCCGTATCACGGCCGCGCCGACATGCCGGAAATCGCGCGCACGCTGCATCTGGAAGTCGACGACCTGTTCCCGATCGCCGAAGTGCTGCAGTACCTCGGCTTTGCCGACGTGCGCGAAGGTGACGTGTTCCTGACGCCGCCGGGGCGCGTGTTCGCGGAATTCGGCACGCAGGAGCGCAAGCTGATGTTCGCGGATCATCTGCTGAAGCACGTGCCGCTCGCCGCGCGGATCAAGAAGGTGTTGAACGAGCGCCCCGGCCATCGCGCGCCGCGCGTGCGCTTCGAGCAGGAACTCGAGGATTTCCTGTCGGACGGCGCGGCCGAGGAAACGCTCGACGCGGTGATCGACTGGGGGCGTTACGGCGAGATCTTTTCGTACAACGACCAGACCGAAATTTTCAGTCTCGAGGACGTCGAGTCCTGA
- a CDS encoding ABC transporter permease, with protein MDVGFFNPNRTANASAWRVLPNRWDFIAFPLIICLIAMAVVGFHETMAPIGTLQTQKISLDPSNLPEYALRTTLRMLAAMVASLAFTLVYGTLAAKSRRAGMVLIPILDILQSVPVLGFISFTVTFFLALFPSRVLGAELAAIFAIFTSQAWNMTFSFYQSLRTVPRDLDEVSRGFHLTSWQRFWKLEVPFSMPGLIWNMMMSMSGGWFFVVASEAITVGNQTITLPGIGAYLAQAISDKNLGAIGWVILTMTVVILAYDQLLFRPLIAWADKFRMENTASGDAPQSWLLDLVRRTRLIHQLLVPAGWFFAKAARIPLRLPLSGAMRFTLPKVEKKASRTVDIAWAVLVLLGTAYIVWRVVSFVSTGVTMAEVGHVIVLGLITLLRVVVLIAIASVIWVPVGVWIGLRPKLAEKLQPLAQFLAAFPANLLFPVFVIVIARFHLNADIWLSPLIVLGTQWYILFNVIAGATSYPNDYREAATNFRIRGWQWWRQAILPGIFPYYVTGAITASGGAWNASIVSEAVQWGTTRIEAHGLGAYIAQTTAAGDFPKIILGIAVMSLFVTLFNRLLWRPLYAFAEAKLRLD; from the coding sequence ATGGACGTCGGATTCTTCAATCCGAACCGGACCGCCAACGCGTCCGCGTGGCGCGTTCTGCCGAACCGATGGGACTTCATCGCGTTCCCGCTGATCATCTGCCTGATCGCGATGGCGGTCGTCGGCTTTCATGAAACGATGGCGCCGATCGGGACCCTTCAGACCCAGAAGATCTCGCTCGATCCGTCGAACCTGCCAGAATACGCGCTGCGCACCACGCTGCGAATGCTCGCCGCGATGGTCGCGTCGCTCGCGTTCACGCTCGTCTACGGCACGCTCGCCGCGAAAAGCCGCCGCGCCGGCATGGTGCTGATCCCGATCCTCGACATCCTGCAGTCGGTGCCGGTGCTCGGCTTCATCTCCTTTACGGTGACGTTCTTCCTCGCGCTGTTCCCGAGCCGCGTGCTCGGCGCCGAACTGGCCGCGATCTTCGCGATCTTCACGAGCCAGGCGTGGAACATGACGTTCAGCTTCTACCAGTCGCTGCGCACGGTGCCGCGCGATCTGGACGAAGTGTCGCGCGGCTTTCACCTGACGTCGTGGCAGCGCTTCTGGAAGCTCGAGGTGCCGTTCTCGATGCCGGGGCTGATCTGGAACATGATGATGTCGATGTCGGGCGGCTGGTTCTTCGTCGTCGCATCGGAGGCCATCACCGTCGGCAACCAGACCATCACGCTGCCCGGGATCGGCGCGTATCTCGCGCAGGCGATCTCGGACAAGAACCTCGGCGCGATCGGCTGGGTGATCCTGACGATGACGGTCGTGATCCTGGCCTATGACCAGCTCCTGTTCCGCCCGCTGATCGCGTGGGCCGACAAGTTCCGGATGGAGAACACCGCGTCGGGCGACGCGCCGCAATCCTGGCTGCTCGACCTCGTGCGCCGTACGCGCCTGATTCATCAACTGCTCGTGCCGGCCGGCTGGTTCTTCGCGAAGGCCGCGCGGATTCCGCTGCGTCTTCCGTTGTCGGGCGCGATGCGCTTCACGCTGCCCAAGGTCGAGAAGAAGGCGTCGCGCACGGTCGATATCGCGTGGGCGGTGCTCGTGCTGCTCGGCACTGCCTATATCGTGTGGCGTGTCGTCAGTTTCGTGTCGACCGGCGTGACGATGGCCGAAGTCGGCCATGTGATCGTGCTTGGCCTCATCACGCTGCTGCGCGTGGTCGTGCTGATCGCGATCGCGTCCGTGATCTGGGTGCCTGTCGGCGTGTGGATCGGGCTGCGCCCGAAGCTCGCCGAGAAGCTGCAGCCGCTCGCGCAGTTCCTCGCCGCGTTCCCGGCGAACCTGCTGTTCCCGGTGTTCGTGATCGTGATCGCGCGCTTCCACCTGAACGCCGATATCTGGCTGTCGCCGCTGATCGTGCTCGGCACGCAGTGGTATATCCTGTTCAACGTGATCGCGGGCGCGACGTCCTATCCGAACGACTATCGCGAAGCCGCGACGAATTTCCGGATCCGCGGCTGGCAGTGGTGGCGCCAGGCGATCCTGCCCGGCATCTTCCCGTACTACGTGACCGGCGCGATCACCGCGTCGGGCGGTGCGTGGAATGCGAGCATCGTGTCCGAAGCGGTGCAGTGGGGCACGACCAGGATCGAGGCGCACGGCCTCGGCGCGTACATCGCGCAGACCACCGCCGCGGGCGACTTTCCGAAGATCATCCTGGGCATCGCCGTGATGTCCTTGTTCGTTACCCTGTTCAACCGCCTGCTGTGGCGCCCGCTGTATGCCTTCGCCGAAGCGAAGCTGCGGCTCGACTGA